The sequence CGCAGACCTGCGGCTGAGCGCAATCTACAGCGATGAGAAAGACTCGGTCCGCAAGGTCGAGCTGAACGGCCTGATCTCCGGAAGCCGCGACCACTGGCGCTACGGGCTCGAAGGCACGTGGTTCGACGGCGACGGTCACTCTCACAACGCTTCGCGTGCGCCGCTCGATGCGACGGTCGGCGACGTAACCGGCTACGGCGGGGCGACATTCGGACACTGGAGCGGCGACATGCGCCTTTCCTGGACCGATCAGAAAGGCACGAACAAGAATTTCGAACGGCGCAATCACGAGAACATCGTCAGCTTCACGCTGACCGGCGGCTACGAGATCGTCGATGGCGTGGTGCTGCGCGCCGAATATCGCGTCGACAGCTCGAGCGACCGGATCTTCGACGATCACAATTCGTACACCGACAAAGTCACCGGTCCGTATGGCCAGACCGACCTGATCAACGTCGTCAACGTGCAGCTGATGTGGACCCCCGCGACCGGGCAGAACTGAGCAGTGCGTTGAACCTGAAACCGGCGATTTTCATCTCCGCCTGAAAACGCGTTCAGCTGTTCTCCGGCCGGCTTGCGGAGTCACGGAACGACTCCAGCGCGTAGTCGCGCAGCGGGCTATTTCTCGATGACGATGCGCAAATGGGTCGGCAGTGCCTCGACGCTGAGCACAGCGTAGCCCTCGGCTTCGGCGGCCGCGGGTAGATCTCGCTCCGAGCGCGGATCGTCGACGAGCACCTCGATCTGATCGCCCGGAGCGACAATCTCGAGCACGCTCTTCGCCTTGGCCCAGTTGACCGGGCAGCGCAGTCCTCGCGCATCGACGCTTCGGATGGGGTCCATTGTGCGCGACTGTCATCGCGTCGCGCAGGAGAGTCAAAATGTGACGCGCGATGGAAAGCCTGAACGGCGGCTCAAATCCTCAGCTTTTGCAGGACGTTTCAACGAGATGCACGCTTGCTAACGGTCGCTTCGGACGGTTAGGAATGATGCGGGGAGTCGCGTCCTGACAGGCCGGCTCCAGAAGTATTCCCGCGCGAACGCCAGCCGGAAAAAGTGAGGAGAGCCTTCCCATGCTTACCAGTACCCGTTTCTTCGTCTCGATGACGCTCGCCGCCGGCCTCGCGGCGGCATCCCTTCCGTCACCGGCCTCCGCCTTTACGACCGTCGAGCAGAAGTGCCGCACTTCGGTTTCGAAGTCCGGCGACAAGTACGCCAAGACTGCGCTCAAGGCGATGACCACGTGCCACAAGAAACGCGATGCCGATGCGTCCCTCAGCGGCACCGACTGCAACGACATCGACATGGCCGATTCCGCGAACAAGGTTCCCGCGGCGCAAACCAAGTTCGAGTCGACCGTCAATTCCAAGTGCGTCGGTGTAACTCCGGCCGCCGTGTCGTACGAGAATTGTCCGGCTCCGTGCAACGTCCTGGTTCCGGCCATCGCGACTTTCTCCGACGTCGTCGACTGTCTCTCGTGCCTGACCGACAACAACAGTGAGTCTTTCAGCGAGACCGCGAACGGCAGCCCGAGCTCTCCGCCGCTCACCGATCCCGAAGCCGCGTGCCATTCCGCGATCGTCAAGAGCGGAAGCAAGTTCTACAACAAAATTCTCAAGGCGATCACCAAGTGCCAGTCCAACGCCGAGAAGGACGGTGCCACCGGCATCACCACCTGCGCGAACGCGGGCTTCGAGACGACTGACCTTTACGATTCGTGCTTCTGGCCGGTCTACGACACGTGCACGGACGTCGAGCTGCCGAACGCGACGCTCGGCGCGTGCGCCGATCACCTGACGGACTTCGATCTCGCCCAGTGCGTGTGCGATGCCGCCAAGTCGTCCGCGCAGGAGCTCGGTCCGGAGTTCTTCGATCTGACCGGCGTCGTCACGACCACTACGACGACGACCACCAGCACCACGTCCACGACCTCGACGACCAACACGACGATCCCGGGCCTGCAGGATCCGAAGTGTCCGGATTTCGGCGAGCTGACCCTCTACTCGCGCGACAGTCTGGACCCATGCACGAGCAACACCGACTGTACGTTCCCGCGGACGTGCAACACGTCGATCGGCTATTGCACGACGGTTGCCGACCTCGACAGCGGCTGGACCGGCAACGCGCACAACTCCGACATCAACGACGGCGTGGTGACGCGGGCGACGCTCGTCTGTCCGGGTCCTGCCCCGGCGTGCGGGGAATGCACGATCGGAGGTATCGATCCATCGACGGACAATTGCCGCTGCTCGAACAATTCGCGGACGGTCTGTGACGATCCGTTCGCGCCCTCGGCGAGCCAATGCCCGGCGTGCGTCGGCGGATCCGGCGTCAACGGCAACACGTGCGCGAGCAACACGGACTGTAATTTCCCGTCATGCGCCGGCCGCTGTTCGGGTAATGTCGCCTATACCTGTGCGACGAACGCGGATTGCCATACTCCGATTACCCCGGCGAACTACGGCAATTGCTCGACATCGACCGCGCCGAACTTCAAGAAGAAGTGCGGAAACGGGACGTTCTGCGACAGCAACGCCGACTGCATCGGCACGTGCTCCGGGCACGCGGGCTGCGAGTGCTTCTTCGGCGCTCCGTTCCCGCTCAACTCGGCCGGCACGGCGGTGTGCGTCGTCAACCGCTTCGCCAATGACATCAGCGGTACGGCCAACGTCGACCTCGGCTCGGGCGACATCACGGCCAATCTGCGCACGCGCATCTATCTCGGCATCACGCAGGCCAAGCCGTGTCCGGTCTGCGGCGGCAAGTGCAGCCAGAGCCCGACCAAGGTGTGCGCGAACAACACGGACTGCGTGACGCCGTCGCCAGGCGGTACGTGCGGCTCCTACGACCCCGTCGCGGGCGACGGCCTCCGGGGCGGTACGTGCAGCGGCGGCATCAACGGCGGGCTGTCGTGCGATGCGACCGCGACCAACGCGACGTTCCCGGCAAGGACCAGTGGCGGCGTGGCGCAGCTTCCCGGCGGAGGCTCCTACAGCCTCGACTGCATGCCGAGCGATGGAGCCAACGTCTCGGGAACGGGCCTCGTCATCGACCTCGAGCAGACGACGGGCACGTCGACCTTGCCGTCGACTCTGGACTGCGACGCTGCTGGCCCCGGGACTGATCTGTGCCCGTGCATGCAGTGCTCCAAGGACAAGACCAGGGGCTGCTCAACGGACGCCCAGTGCACCACGCAGGGCCGCTTCTGTTCGAACTACAACGATCCGGTCACGTTCAACTGCACGACGAACAGCGACTGCACGCTCGTCAATACGGGAACCTGCACGCTGCTGAGCGGGACGAAGTGCTCGAATGCGGCCACCCGAAGCTGCTCGACCAACGCCGACTGCGGCATGCAGCCGGGCGGGACATGCACGCTCTCGACGTGCTCGTCGCCGGGCCTCGGAGACATCCCGCAGCCGAACAAGTGCACGAGCGGCCTGTGCGAGGACATCGGTGACGGCTTCAACGGCCGATGCACCGTCGGTCCGGACCAGGGCTACTGCGACGGCCTGCTGCGCATCGACGGCACGGGCATGAACGCATGCGCTTCGAACTTCGATTGCACGAACGGGGATCACTGCACGCTGTCGCAGCGCAGGCTGTGCTTCCTCGATCCGATCGTCGCGGTTGGCGATCCTGATCCGAGCTTCCCGATTGCGGGCTCGACCTTCTGTGTACCGCCGACCGAGTACCCGGCGATCAATACGGTGGCCGGACTGCCGGGACCGGGCCGCGTGATCAGCCAGGGCGGCGCGAAAACGTTCTGCCACAACAACCACGGCGTCCAGTACACGCCGGGCGGCTCGCCGCCCTGTCCATAAAGACCTCGGTCATCGGCCGAACGTCGCGACGCCCCGCTGTGACTCGTCACAGCGGGGCGTCGTCATTTGGAGCTCTGAACGAGGGTTACCACCAGATAAGGCCACGACGGGCCTTCGTCGCACTGCGTCGAGACCTCGCGACGCCCGCAACGCCGAGTAATCTCTTGCTTACGCACCCTTTCGTTGGTTAGGAGTATGTTACGCGGCCGGCTTCCGGGGACGATACTGCGACCGCTGCCCGCCATTGTTTTCCAGAACCAGGGAGGAGTCTTTTCATGTCCTACATGACACGTTTTTTTGTCGCCGCGTCGCTGACGCTGGGGCTCGCCGCCGCGGGTCTTCCGTCGCCGGCCTCGGCCGCCTTCACCGATGCCCAGCTCGGGTGCCGCAAAGAGATCGGGAAGTCCGGCACCAAGTACGTAAAGACGGCGATCAAATCGATGACCAAGTGCCACAAGTCGCAGGACAAGGACGGCGGCGCGGTCAACTGCAACAACATCGCGGCGACCGATCCGGACAACAAGGTCCCCGCCGCCGCCGACAAGATCGAAGCGAAGGTCGTCGACAAGTGCACCGGCATCAATCCCACCGACGTGCTCTATGACGGCTGCCCGATCCCGTGCCACGGCGCGGTACCGACGGTCACGACTTTCGCGAACGTCGTCGACTGCATCGTGTGCCTGTCCAACAGCGACACGCAGAGCTACAGTGACGAGGCCAACGGCAGCCCGACGGTACCGCTGACCAACGAGGCCGATCTCGACTGCCATTCGTCGATCGTCAAGAACAGCAGCAAGCTCTACAACTCGGCCGTCAAGAACGCCACGAAATGCCAGGCGAGCTACGACGAGCTCAACGATATCTCGACGTGCACGGGCAGCGGGTTCGCGGCGCTGACCAGCGACGCGTACGACAAGTGCCACGAAGCGGTCCAGGGCGACTGCTCTGCGGCGACGCTGCCTGGCACGACTCTCGATGCGTGCGGCGGCTCGGCGACCGCGTCGGCGCTGGCGACGTGTGTCTGCACGGCGGCGCTGAACGATGCGCAGACCAACGCGCAGCAGATCGTCGACCTGTCGGGACCGGTCGCCACAACGACGACGACGACGACCACCACCACCTCGACGACGCTGATTGTCGGCGATGTCCAGTGTCCGGACCTCGGCGAGCTGACCCTGTACTCGCGCGACAGCCTGGATTCGTGCACGAGCAACAGCGACTGTACCGCTCCGCGCACGTGCAACACCGCGATCGGATACTGCACGACCGTGGCGGATCTCGACAGCGGCTGGACCGGCAACGCGCACAACTCCGACATCAACGATGGCGTAGTGACGCGCGCTTATCTGTACTGTCCGGGTCCCGCGCCGGCTTGCGGCGAATGCGATGTGCTCGGGATCGACCCGTCGCCGGGCAACTGCCGCTGTGAAAACAACTCGCGGACGGTCTGCGACAACCCGTTCGCATCGTCGGCCAGCGAATGCCCCGCGTGTGTCGGCGGCTCGGGCGTCGCCGGTAACACGTGCACGAGCAACACCGACTGCAATTTCCCGACGTGCAGCGGTCGCTGTTCGGGCAACGTCGCAGCTACTTGTGCGACGAACGCGGACTGCCATATTCCGGTCACGCCGGCGAACTACGGCAATTGCTCGACGTCGACGCCGCCGAACTTCAAGAAGAAGTGCGGAAACGGAACGTTCTGCGACAGCAATGCCGACTGCGTCGGCACCTGTACCGGCCAGGCGGGTTGCGAGTGCTTCTTCGGCGCTCCGTTCCCGCTCAATTCGGCTGGCACCGCGGTGTGCGTCGTCAACCGCTTCGCCAATAACATCAGCGGTACCGCCAACATCGATCTCGGCGCGGGCGACATCACGGCCAACCTGCGCACGCGCATCTACCTCGGCATCACGCAGGCCAAGCCGTGTCCGGTCTGCGGCGGCAAGTGCAGCCAGAGCCCGACCAAAGCGTGCGCGAACAACGCGGATTGCGCGACGCCTTCACCGGGCGGCACGTGTGGCTCGTACGACCCCGTCGCGGGCGACGGCCTCCGCGGCGGTACGTGCAGCGGCGGTATCAACGGCGGGCTGTCGTGCGATGCGACAGCGACCAACGCAACATTCCCGGCACGAAGCAGCGGCGGCGTGGCGCAGCTTCCAGGTGGAGGCTCCTACAGCCTTGACTGCCAGCCGAGTGACGGGGCGAACGTCTCGGGAACGGGCCTCGTCATCGATCTCGAGCAGACGACCGGAATGACGAGCTTGCCGGCAACCCTCGACTGCGATGGTGCCGGTGCCGGGACCGATCTGTGCCCGTGCATGCAGTGCTCGAAGGACAAGACGAGGGGGTGCTCGTCCGATTCGCAGTGCGCCGCGCAGGGCCTGTTCTGTTCAGCGTTCAACGATCCGGTCACGTACAACTGCGCGAGCAACGACGACTGTACGCTCGTCGATACGGGGACCTGCACGCTGCTGAGCGGGACGAAGTGCTCGAACGCGGCCACCCGAAGCTGCTCGACCAACGCCGACTGCGGCATGCAATTCGGTGGGGAGTGCACGGTTTCAACGTGCTCGTCGCCGGGCATCGGAGACATCCCGCAGCCGAACAAGTGCACCGGCGGCCTCTGCGAGGACAGCGGCGACGGCTTCAACGGAAGATGCACGGTCGGACCGGACCAGGGTTACTGCGACGGCCTGCTGCGCATCGACGGAACGGGCATGAACGCGTGCGCTTCGAACTTCGATTGCACGAACGGAGACAAGTGCACGCTGTCGCAGCGCAGGCTGTGCTTCCTCGACCCGATCGTCGCGGTCGGCGATCCTGATCCGAATTTCCCGATCGCGGGCTCGACCTTCTGCGTACCGCCGGTGGAGTACCCGGCGATCAATACGGTGGCCGGCTTGCCGGGGCCGGGCCGCGTGATCAGCCAGGGCAGCGCGAGAACGTTCTGCCACAACGACCACAACGTGGAGTACACGCCGGGCGGTTCGCCGGCCTGTCCGTAGACGATCGGCTCGCAACGGCGAGTCGGGCGCCGGTTCGGCGCCCGATGCAAAAAAGGGGATCGGTGCAATGCACCGATCCCCTTTTGTCAGGCGCCGCCGGAGGCTCTCGTTCCCTCAGAGGCAACTCAACGTCGATCCGGCAGCGGGCGGTATCATGCGATCGAGCTGGCAACTGCAAGGTGCGGTGCCGCCAATGTCTCCGTCATCCTCGCACAGGTTGTGCGTGAAGGTCGCGTTCGCATAGACGGCATTGATCGGTATCGAGTCTTCGCCTCCCTCGATCACTACGTTATCCGTCAGCCGGAAATACGTGGTATCGGTGTTGTTGATACCTGCGTACGTGTAACCCCTTATCATGTTCTTCTGAATCAACGGTCCGGTCGCCGAACTCCTTCCGACGATGTGGATGCCGATGCTGCCGCCATCAATCCGGTTGTTTTCGATGACGTCGCTCGAATCGAGCAAGACCATATCGATCCCCGTCCCACCGGCAGGCGACTGGATGACATTGCGCTGGTAGGCCTTGCCGTTGTTGCCGCCGTTGGCCCAGAGAATGCCGGTTGTGGCGTTGACAATTTTCATTTCCCTTACGGTGCCGCAATTCTTGACACCCGCGGAAAAAGTTCCAGTTCCATTGACGATATCGTTCACGGTGTCATTGACCGTACCTTGTACGATGCTGGTGACCCCCGAACCATCTTCACACTGCACAGCGGGTCCGCATCCGGCCGATCGAATGCACGTAATCGTATAGCCGTTGGTATCGAGATTTTTCCCATTGGTCATCGTGATGCAGGCATCGGCGTTGGTCGAGGAGATCGCCCCGTTCAATTTCCAGTCGCCTGATCCACCGTAAGATCCGCAGCTGGTGATGAGGCCGACGGCCATCGCGGACGATGCGGAACCGCCGATCAGGCCGACCATCGCAAAAAAAGCGGCGAGCATCATGCTGGAGCGTTCATTCTTCATTGAGAAAATCCTCCTCCCGGGTTTGGTTCTGGAATTTGCCGGAATCTTGTCTTTCACAGGTGCGTACATGGCGTGCTCCTTCCTCACAGCAGTGGGTAGAGGATGGGCGGATCATCCGTTTCGCACTGATCGGCGCATGCGCACATCAGGTGGCTGTAGGCTGCCAAGTCGAGCGAATGGCATCCCGTAGCGGTCGGTGTTGCGTCGCGATACAGAAGGTTGTTCTTGAACTCGGCGTACGCCGAGGTGGTGTGGTCCGTGGTGTGCAGTGGGTTCGTGCTCGACTCGCGCACGACGTTGTTCGTCAATTGCGATTTGCCGAGTCCGCTGTTCACCACGCCTCCGATGACCAGCCCTTGAGTTCCACCGCGTAGATAGTTGTTGGTGACCGTGGATGAGTTGCGGTTCGCCATCCATACGTCGGCCGCCGTAGTGACGGCGGTGATGACACTGTTCTTCAGTGCGGCGAGGGGATATCCATTCGAATTGCTCACTCCAACATCCGGTCCATCCATTCGAACCGCGTCGATCGTTGCGCAGTTGATGATCCCATTGGCGAACGCACCGCGAATGCCGCCTTTGTTTACGCCGGACGAGCTGTCTTTGATCGTGACCCCGCTGACATTGGCACATGTGATCGCAGTGCCGCCGCTCAACGAATTCATGATCGTGTGTCCGTTGAGGTCGATCGTTACGCCCGCAGCGGCTATGTTGAGGCAAGTTCCGGATGTGGCTGCGAGGTCATAGTTGGCGGATAACGTCGTATTGGTGGTGATGTTCGACGGACATGCCGTCGTCGATGCGTATTCGGGGAACTCGTAAGCGATGTCGGTCGTCGTATCGCAGATGGAGCTGCCGTAGACACAATCGTCATCGTCACAATAGGTGTGACCATCTCCGCTCGGGCTACCCGCAACATCGATGCAATACGCCGGATCCGGGGCCGCGTCGCCAGGATTCTGTTCGCGGAGATAGTTGCTCCGAAAATCAACTAGGTCCGTATCGCTGTGGATCTGGTAGTATTTCCCGTCATTGATCACATTTCGTTCGATCCGGGCTGACCGAAGATCGCTCGTATCAGCCATTCCGGTGATGTAAATGCCGCCATTGGTCGCGCGAATATTATTAAATGAGATGGCCGATGAGCCTTTTGCGAGATCGCCGTAAAACCCGAACGTATCGGCATTGATGTATGTGTTGGTGAGAGACTGAAGCGGATTACCGGTGTTATACACGCCGTATCCGGCCCGCCCGTCGATAACCACGCCCTCGATGGTCGAGCAGTTTGCAATTCCGTAGACGCTCGTCCCCGAGATCGTCCCTTTCGTCGTCCCGGTGTCTTGAATCGTTATGCCCGTGTTAGCACAGTAGATTGCGGCAGTGCCGGCGCCGGTACCGGTTCGGCTGATATTGTGGCCTTTGAGATCGATGACGCCGGTCCCCGACACGTTAAAGCAAATTCCGCCCGATCCGAGATCATAGTCGGTCGTCAGCTCGAACAGTCCGAAATAAGGCGAGGCCGACAGGTCGATGCTCGACCCAGGACACGACGTTGCGTGTGCGTTGAATGAAGAGAAGAAAATTACAGCTGCGACTTCGATGACGATCCATCGCGGCAGCCATTTCTGGTTTTGCATGCGTACCCCTCCTGATTGACGTTGTTCATCGCCGAATTGCGAGTGCTCCGTGTATGCGGGGCCGGTTGGCACGAGGTCAATGCAAAGCGACGTGGGAATTATGTTGGCGTATCTAAAGAGCGTGATCGGAAATTCATTCACGCAAGCGCGCGTGTAGCTACGCACGTATTACGGATGTCAT is a genomic window of Candidatus Limnocylindrales bacterium containing:
- a CDS encoding sulfurtransferase TusA family protein codes for the protein MDPIRSVDARGLRCPVNWAKAKSVLEIVAPGDQIEVLVDDPRSERDLPAAAEAEGYAVLSVEALPTHLRIVIEK
- a CDS encoding right-handed parallel beta-helix repeat-containing protein; the protein is MYAPVKDKIPANSRTKPGRRIFSMKNERSSMMLAAFFAMVGLIGGSASSAMAVGLITSCGSYGGSGDWKLNGAISSTNADACITMTNGKNLDTNGYTITCIRSAGCGPAVQCEDGSGVTSIVQGTVNDTVNDIVNGTGTFSAGVKNCGTVREMKIVNATTGILWANGGNNGKAYQRNVIQSPAGGTGIDMVLLDSSDVIENNRIDGGSIGIHIVGRSSATGPLIQKNMIRGYTYAGINNTDTTYFRLTDNVVIEGGEDSIPINAVYANATFTHNLCEDDGDIGGTAPCSCQLDRMIPPAAGSTLSCL